GTTGTTTGGGTTTGTTAATTATAActttaataaatatgaaaaacttTGTCAGGTTTGCATTATTAGTCAATGATTTTGCTTTGGACTCATGGAATTGAATAAATTCTGACAtcagaaaataaacattttacatggatttgaaatgaaaacaatagtGTTGATTGTGGAACACTAAGAAAACAAATGCACTTGCacagatttttgtttttctgtgtccattgttttatgccgcagtaGGCAAATTTCACTGGCAtgatgatggtctgtaaataattgagccagAAATAACAGTGACtgacatgagcattgatcaaatCAATCTATACAATGACAGTGAGCCTTACCACCTGATCTTGTTTTTCGCAAGTAAGGGTTGCTTAAGACCAATTCAGTTTAGATTTTCTCATGTCTTCCGTATTGTACTTTGTAGCttccatgatacatatatggtCCTTAAGTCATTATCACAGGTACTGCAACAGGGAGTTTGATGATGAAAAGATTCTGATTCAGCATCAAAAGGCAAAGCATTTCAAATGTCACATCTGTCATAAAAAGCTCTACACAGGACCAGGTCTGTCCATCCACTGTATGCAGGTAAGCTCAAGCCCAGTCATTGTTGAGTAGTATTTCAATCCCTTGTACACTGGGCCATTTGATCTGAAAGGTTGCTGTGATACTGATCAAACAGAATAACTGACAGTAGTACGTAAAATGTGTAGATAATACAATACCAGTTTAATCTTGGTTATTATCACAAAAAATCTGTTTTCACCCAAAATATAAATGTTATGAAAAGCCTAGAAATCAGTCTAAAGAGACTGCCATGTATTGATGCATTATATTTTTACacgtctctctgtctctctctcataATATTTGTTCTATACTTTTGATGGCTTTAAAGTCTTTAAAGTTGTATTTAAGACAATCGCGATCCAAATACTTCCAGAATATGATGTTTGTAGTGTGATCTTGAAGTGGAAGTGGTGTGATCTTGCAGCCAAAGTGGAAGACTCCAACCTGTCCAcccacattgacacaaacaggAAACAACAGATCTAACAAACTGATATTGTCGGTAGCTCCATGTTGAACTGTACATGTTTGATGGGTTTTAGGTACACAAGGAAAAAGTTGACAAAGTTCCCAATGCATTGCCTGGGAGGAACAACATAGAGATTGAGATTTATGGAATGGAAGGGATTCCTGAAGAAGATGTGAAAGAACATGAGAGAAATAAGTCGGGCAAACAAGGTATTCAAGTAGCAACATGGCTAGAAATACGTATAGCACATCTTAGAGAATTGATTCATTTCTAACTGAAGACTTTTCAGTGATGTAATAGATTAAAATGTGACTGTTGTGATGAaagtttcagaaaatatttttactgGAAATCATGTGACATGTTTTGCATATAGTGAAATGATCCATTTCTCTATCAGCTATTTATCGTTGTCATGCCATTTATTTTCAGCTGGTCTgaaggatgatgatgaggacAGTGTTCCTGCTGCACCTCCACAGTTCAACAACATGGTTGGTCCAGGTCCCAGTATGCCATATGGACCCCCAGGGATGCCTCCACCTGGACCAATGGGACCTATGGGTCCAATGGGACCAATGGGACCTATGGGACCAATGGGACCAATGCCCCCAATGGGTAAATGTTAATAAATTATCTATGGTATTATGTTAGTTATACTGGTGGTAAAGAATGGTGAACATGCCATTACCATTATTGCCTGTGTAAATGTGGCATGAGAAACAGATGCTTAAAATGTTGCCTTATTACAGTATAATTTGCTTTTACATTGGAAACAATAACTGTAGATACTTTGTAACTATGAAAAATTTGATCACTGAAAAAGCTAACACTTACAATTCACAAACCTTTACAAGGTGTGGGTGATATTTATGGAAAATGATTTGATGAGaaacattttgtattatttcaGGGCCAATGGGACATATGGGGTAAGTTATTATTGAGGTTGACAAACAAGGACAAGCTGTCATTAATTCATCCTTAAGTTGTAAAATTCTGTCCATTCTGTACGCAGAGGTTTTTCGTCACAGGATTCAAGATTATGCCCATAGCTCTGGTTGTCCAGTGGTCAAATCTAAGTCtatgtgacacttgtttcagAATGCCCCCTAACATGCCTCCAGGAATGGGCCCGAATATGGGACCCCGAGGACCAATGGGAATGCCTCCTCGGATGTCTCAAGCAGGCCCGTCTCAAATAGGGCCTACAAAACCATTGTTTCCAGCAGCTGCCCAGGTATGTCCCTGGTATCTGTAGTCAAATGACTTGTTCAGTGTTAGGTCTGGGGTCACGTTCCCTGGCTATATCAGGTTTCCAAATCAATCCAAGTGGATTGAATCTATATAagtcacaaattaaaatgattttGGGGGGCATCAAGAAGACAGTGTGTTCACAGTTTTGATGCCAATGTCCATTTTTGCATGAGGAAACTGTAGATGTTGTCATAATTATTTCTGTTACCTTCATTGTTTGTCTGGATTTGCTATAGTTGGAATTcctatttctttatttttcttgcTTGCAaataagaattttttttcttCCAGTCTTCtattatgaaatacatgtattcttaAGACTTTCTTCTGTTTGCTCCAGTCGAAGCCTTCCACTACGTCAAGTAGTTTAGGACCACAGTCAtccaacatgggcacaatgaaACCTACATTCCCTGCTGCAGCAACGTCAGGCAATGCCAGTCTTTCAAGTGCTACTATCACTGGGGCTCCTATGATTAAAAAACCAGAGTCTAGCTCAGGTTTGACTTCTAGGTTAATGCACCCAGATGAGGATATATCTCTGGTAAGTATTTCCATACAGCAACTAATGTCCTTGATCCTGGCCACAGGTTAGTGAAAAGTTCTAGACAGCTTACCGATATTTCTATTCATGTCTTTTTCTATTAGTATTCAGTAGTATTCACATTACTACTGACTTCTGAACCCAGTCTTGTATGACCTGATAATTTGTTAGAACACCATCTTGTGTTTTGAACTTTATACAACTTTGGGAATTCCTGTACTGATGTTACTCCATCATATCCATGCAAGATGGTTGACCAAACAGATTGGCTAACACTGACAAAAATGGGCATGGATTGTGTCTCTTGTGATTGACATTACAAAATGATAGAAACATGGAGGAAATGTCATCTTCAGAGAGGCAAACCtcaaaaatatgttcatgttttgttttgtttatattttggtaTTTAAGTTATGAGGTATTTGTCAACCAAAATTGTAATCTCTTTATAGGAGGAGAGACGGGCCAATGCCCCAAAGTACAAGCGAGGGGGAATGAGCGTGTCCCTGTCTGGTTCCATACCCCCTCCTATACAGCCACCTATTATGGCTGGTGGGGGCATGATGCAAGCAGGTGGGTAGATTTTATGTCCACTCTACTTTTCTTGTTTTATTGTTCTAAATAACCATAAATTATATTTCCCAAATACAAATATTGGAAGAAATTTTATGATTTCTTACCTTGATGAAATAGTCTCAATGtcttatgtatatttataatatgaaTTTAACTACATCTACATCAGTACAAAGCTAAAAGTAAGaatcaatgaaaaatacattcattttaCAAGATTGTTAGTTTAAAAACTAGGATGATGCCTTGCGTTGTTGCTCATATGTCATCCCTTTCTTTTGAAGGAAATGGGGCCAGTGCCAGAATAAGGACAGGTGAGTAGATTGAAGATAACTGCTCATGAATGATATGTTTAAACATGTGTAACCATCACCAGTACtatataaaataaaacatgattaaTAAATTCTAAAGAGACATCTGCTAGCTATGTTTTTGCATGGATAACAATTCCATTTGCAGATAAGTGAACTTATGTAATGTTACTTAAAGATCATAGCAACAACACTCACACCAAATAGCTCTGTACTAGTACTGATGCAGCTTTTTGTAAGCCTCTCTTCATAAAAAAGAAGATTCTGCAGAAACTAATAACAATAACAAGAACAAAATATCCACAAATCACATACATGTCCAGTCAGTATTTTTAAATGCTGGCCATACATGATCTTCTGATAGTGATAAAAACAAACTAAGGATAACTATGCATGCTTTACATTTTTCATCACATAGCCAATGAGTGTGAGGTGAGTACAACATCTGTGTTAATGTTGGTTAACATGCTTTTGTTACAACAGTAACTTACCCTAGTATAATCTTCTTTCCAGGACCAATGATGGGCAACTCTCCAATGGGGGGCAGCAATGGCGGCAACTTCAACATGGGCGGGTACCAGGGAGGTAGTGGCAGTATGATGCAGCAGCCTCAACACATGGCTCAGGGTGGGCGGTACTGACTACTGTGGGATGGGGCCTAGGCCTCAGTATTGTTTTAATTATCTTCATAACTCATTGTTCATGTAAAATATCATGTATTCATAATGTGACACTGCCATGCCAGAGTGACACTGCGAGAGGTAGGTCCTGACCTGAATGTCAAGCTAGACTAAGTACTCTCCCGGTAAGTCACATTGTTTCATGTACAAATGGATTTTTTTTTACTATTGTCCGTCTCTTGATCCACGAGTACTTGACAGGTTTGtaattgtaaaaaaaaaaaggaatGTGAATAAAATTTGTATTTAAATGGCTTGTGTTTGACCATTTTAGCGCTAGTGCTAAGTTCCAGAAATGGATTTATCTGCACAAACTGGTTAGTACAATTTAACTTTCGTAGCTTTCTTGATGTTCTTAGGTAATAATTTatgaacatttaaaaataattcacaTTACAAATCAGTTTCACCAAAAGTCCATATTTGTTCCTCATTAGAAATTTCCTTAATTTTGGTCCAAAGTGCAAGTTAAGTTTTCTTGATGTAATAAGTTGTTGCTTCATTGCTGTCAGAAAGGTTGACTATTGAAGCTGGGTTCTGACCAGGAAAGAGGTTAGTTCactgtgctggtgtgtgtcagtgataCTTAAGTTGCATTAAAACTTCTTTTTGCATGTCTGCTACTAGCACCATCTTGAATTTTGTAGAACTCAAATTAACCCTGTGTATGTTATCTGTACTAAGAATGGAGACTACCGTCAGTGCTCAAGGCAAGTGAAACATCACAGCGACAGATTTTGCTGTTGGGCTTTATTTGGCCCCCAACTGCGGTTGGTGATGTGTATATATTCTTTCAGAATTGGTAGTACTAGGGCTCTTGAAAATGGATCACTAGCAGGCAAGTGGTCACAGCAATACTTTGCTGTTGGGCtaatatttttaaggccccCAACTATTTTGTtggtgacaaatattttctatttcattcattgaaaacaaattaCATAGCAGAGTTTTATTATGCACATTTATCTTAATTcagaaattttgaatatttcaacattcaTTTTCTAAGCTTTAAAAGATGTAACTGCTGCATGTTTCAAGTAGACTGCTAGTGCAGATTGAAATCGTATTTTAGAATTTTGTACAGGAAATCTATGATTCATTATTCAGGTGTAAGACAAGTTTTTTAAGTGccacaaaatgttttttaaagttCTGACAACATTAATTTGTTCAGCATTACTCTTTCAAGTCTTTCAATGAGATGTTTGGCTTCATTTTGTTTGAATCTGGTGCCTAGATCTTTCGTTTAAATTGGGTGACGAGATCTTGTCAAATTATTGCTTTATTCTTGATATATAGTCACAGCAGTCATAGCTGTTGGGCTTTCATGGCCCCCAACAATTTGTTGGCGACTTCTGTgctttgttgatcactgtcttCTAAGTCTCATCCTAGGGTTAAGCCGAAGAACCTCTAGGCTTCAAGGTAACGCTTCCAGGTATATTTTGAAGACAGCTGTTAAATAGTTCCACTAGACAAGCAAGGACCAGAATCAAAATATATAGACATGGTGAGTACCTCAGCGGTAGGTACTGCACTAATATTTTGAATAGTTGCAGTTATTTAATAAGCACACATACATCCACCATTCCTTAAATGAATGATCATCGTAACAATTTACGGTTCCTTTTCTTTCACCTTAACTCCAGTCTGAAAAGTAAGGTCAGTTCAAGCCACCTTAGATACAGCTAGAAATCTATTTATGCACTCCATGAACAAGGGAGGGAAAACATAGCAATATGTGTGAGAACTTTCATCAGTGTGTGAcaatatggccacagtcatgGAGAGATTCATGAATAGACATCATGACAAATACTCTGGCTCTGTGAGAACATGAGGATCTCTGTGAGCCAGTGGAGGGAGCCCAGAATGGATTCACCGTGTGAGTTCAATTTCTTGATCTCGGTATGGGATCAAGTTGAGTCAGGAGACGAGGGGTGAAGCAAACTGTTAATTAATATTGGTCTGACACTCAAAGGACAATGTGAAGTGTTAAGGGAAATCATCTGGATGTGGAGTGACCTGCCTTTGAAGTAACCAGAGCCATTGGAGAGAAATGAAGACCTCAAGTCTTATTTCGAGGAAGTCACTTCAGTAGACATAATCAGGCTCTAGGTTCTGAGAGTCAAATTGCATGATCTCTTAAGGATTTATTATGAGAAGATACATATGTTAACTATCAGGGCCATGTATTTTGAAAGCGTAATGTTTACAGTAAACTCAAGAAATGTTTACAGTAGatggatgaaatattttagatattacATCCTTTCTCATTCTCATAAAacaggttacttgtcatatcttcctatgaaCCTCTGTTCCAATACAGCCACATTTCCTGGTTCTCGAAAAATCCCCTAATGGCAAAAAAACACGTCATGAATTATCATCCTCTTTTCTATCCCATCAGAAcacttgtgacagtaacgtAGATTCAACTTGACTATAGTGCAAGCAGGTACATGTATGCGTATGTATAGATATGCCATAAATATTCCTCTTCTGCCTGGAACTCGTGTTCATGTGACATGCAAGCCATTTAATGGCTAGCTTGTCCATTGTCAGTGAAGGTGATGGAGACTCGATTGATACCCCATTACATGACTGAATTTTGTCTAGAAGGAACGTTTGCATGTTGTGAaggggaagaggttctagttttcctgAAGCATATGGAAATTACCAAGGCCTTtcaaatgatcacttttgaaacaatgtcattgattgcacaactaaattgCAACCAGTGACGAATCCTGAACACTTGCACCATGAAAGAgacgtattagaacagaggctCATAGGATTGTAAGACAAATGACATGTGGAGAGAATGATCTTTTCTGTAAAGGGAGGTTTTGAGTGACCTTCGGTCAAGGTCACTAGATGGTATTTTGAGACATCTGCTGCAATGTATACAGATCAAACCTGTTTGTATGATGTTTGGAAGAGCTTTTGTGTTCACTGAGGAATAAGGAAATATTATTGATTGAAATTCAGGGTCCATTATGAAGCTTGAAGTTCAGAAAGCCTCAATTGGGAATAAAGAAGAGGCAATGAGCATGTTTTCCAAACTTCATGTTGCATGTGTCAGATAAAGGATGAGCAATGATTTTGGATGGTGTCAGCTGTCTTTTCAGTTACTATACATCAAAGCAGTTATTCACCCAATTCAGAGCAAATGTTTTGTGGGCATTGAGGAAAAGGTAGAGTGGGACTGATGAGTGTTTGCTGCCAATACCTCTCATTTAATCACAGTGAATCCTTGTTTTGACAAGttactatacacctggaaattaatcaagcaacaccccaattttttctattggagcaactttgaagtgttctgacaatcaaaatatgccgggttgatatagtttgacacttttttattcaacagacgatctctgacaaacaacttaaagggaaaaagtatcaagactttgctttattgcaacgaaatccaaattcttaaaactgtcttaaattcatgaaa
The nucleotide sequence above comes from Haliotis asinina isolate JCU_RB_2024 chromosome 5, JCU_Hal_asi_v2, whole genome shotgun sequence. Encoded proteins:
- the LOC137285182 gene encoding BUB3-interacting and GLEBS motif-containing protein ZNF207-like; its protein translation is MCTASIRAILYRERHFGTRSVRRLCKFLLFFTFDLVSDTMGRKKKKQSKPWCWYCNREFDDEKILIQHQKAKHFKCHICHKKLYTGPGLSIHCMQVHKEKVDKVPNALPGRNNIEIEIYGMEGIPEEDVKEHERNKSGKQAGLKDDDEDSVPAAPPQFNNMVGPGPSMPYGPPGMPPPGPMGPMGPMGPMGPMGPMGPMPPMGPMGHMGMPPNMPPGMGPNMGPRGPMGMPPRMSQAGPSQIGPTKPLFPAAAQSKPSTTSSSLGPQSSNMGTMKPTFPAAATSGNASLSSATITGAPMIKKPESSSGLTSRLMHPDEDISLEERRANAPKYKRGGMSVSLSGSIPPPIQPPIMAGGGMMQAGNGASARIRTGPMMGNSPMGGSNGGNFNMGGYQGGSGSMMQQPQHMAQGGRY